In Mycobacterium sp. JS623, one genomic interval encodes:
- a CDS encoding adenylate/guanylate cyclase domain-containing protein, producing MIGAQIAAYVLAGIAALEAVAIVVGWVLYRRQQDELEELRRRLDTRNTLLTGGREAVKQVWQTANILRKDGLGAAVRSSIEDLADWAEVERPDLARLALNGKVAIVFSDIEESTALNERIGDRAWVRLIGSHDKLVRKHVKKHSGHVVKSQGDGFMIAFAQPEQAVRCSIDVQRSLRMRPNGIRVRMGIHMGKSVRRGDDLFGRNVAMAARVAAEADGGEILVSEVVRDAVSDEDIAFDDGRDVALKGFSGTHRLYAVAC from the coding sequence GTGATCGGAGCGCAGATTGCGGCTTATGTGCTTGCGGGGATCGCCGCGCTGGAGGCGGTGGCGATCGTCGTCGGCTGGGTGCTCTACCGGCGTCAGCAGGACGAACTCGAGGAGTTGCGGCGTCGACTCGACACCAGAAACACGCTGCTCACGGGTGGCCGGGAGGCCGTCAAGCAGGTCTGGCAGACCGCCAACATCCTGCGCAAGGACGGGCTGGGCGCGGCGGTCCGGTCCTCGATCGAGGATCTCGCCGACTGGGCGGAGGTCGAACGACCTGATCTGGCGCGGCTGGCCCTGAACGGCAAGGTCGCGATCGTGTTCTCCGACATCGAGGAGTCGACGGCACTCAACGAGCGCATCGGTGACCGGGCGTGGGTCCGGCTGATCGGCAGCCACGACAAGCTGGTCCGCAAGCACGTCAAGAAACACTCCGGGCACGTGGTGAAGAGTCAGGGTGATGGCTTCATGATCGCATTCGCGCAGCCCGAACAGGCGGTGCGGTGCAGCATCGACGTGCAGCGCTCACTTCGCATGCGGCCCAACGGCATTCGCGTCCGAATGGGAATCCATATGGGCAAGTCGGTGCGTCGCGGCGACGATCTGTTCGGCCGCAACGTCGCGATGGCGGCGCGGGTGGCCGCGGAGGCGGACGGCGGCGAGATTCTTGTCAGCGAGGTGGTTCGCGATGCGGTCAGCGATGAGGACATCGCGTTCGACGATGGTCGCGATGTCGCATTGAAGGGATTCTCCGGCACGCACCGGCTCTACGCTGTGGCCTGCTAG
- a CDS encoding LmeA family phospholipid-binding protein, with translation MTPPQRPGQPDWRGRGTPPPPPGPPGRRPQPPRRPEPPTEQLRQPQRPDAGPTQRIPRPQSPADVALTQQIWRTPPPPPPSTPEKKSRPRRRSRQTIILVVVIVVALLIGGLAGGELYARYRADKVLTQVAECVVQDGVSISFGVNPPFLWQHITGHYTNISVTTAGKRVQSADGMTADVTLKDVRLQDSANSKGTIGSLTATLSWTSAGIKDTVAANLPAVGNLVTGVSTDPAAGTVIMEASGSSISAKPVVTDGDLNLDVVDVTGLLPKDVVQTALNNLTKKLNDNYPLGIHADSVKVTDTGVVGTFSSQNASIPKEDANPCFARL, from the coding sequence GTGACTCCGCCTCAACGCCCCGGGCAACCTGACTGGCGCGGCAGGGGTACGCCACCGCCACCGCCGGGACCGCCTGGGCGCCGCCCGCAGCCTCCCCGTCGGCCCGAGCCGCCGACCGAGCAACTGCGCCAGCCGCAACGACCCGATGCCGGGCCCACTCAGCGGATCCCGCGTCCGCAATCACCCGCGGATGTGGCTCTCACGCAACAGATTTGGCGGACACCGCCACCGCCCCCTCCGTCGACGCCCGAGAAGAAGAGCCGCCCGCGTCGCCGCAGCCGCCAGACGATCATTCTCGTCGTCGTTATCGTGGTTGCGCTGCTCATCGGTGGTTTGGCAGGCGGAGAACTCTACGCTCGGTACCGTGCCGACAAGGTCTTGACCCAGGTCGCCGAGTGCGTGGTGCAGGACGGCGTGTCCATCTCCTTCGGGGTCAATCCGCCCTTCCTGTGGCAGCACATCACCGGCCACTACACCAACATCTCGGTCACCACCGCAGGTAAGCGCGTGCAGAGCGCTGACGGAATGACGGCCGACGTGACCCTCAAAGACGTGCGGCTGCAGGATTCCGCGAACTCGAAGGGCACTATCGGATCGCTGACCGCGACCCTGTCCTGGACGTCGGCCGGCATCAAGGACACGGTGGCCGCCAACCTTCCGGCGGTGGGCAATCTCGTTACCGGCGTGAGCACCGACCCTGCCGCGGGCACCGTCATCATGGAGGCCAGCGGCAGCAGCATCAGCGCCAAGCCAGTCGTCACCGACGGTGATCTGAACCTGGATGTCGTAGACGTCACCGGCCTGCTGCCGAAGGACGTGGTGCAGACGGCGCTGAACAACCTGACGAAGAAACTGAACGACAACTATCCTCTCGGCATCCACGCCGACAGCGTCAAAGTGACCGACACCGGAGTCGTAGGGACGTTCTCGAGCCAGAATGCGTCGATTCCGAAAGAGGACGCGAACCCATGCTTCGCCCGGCTCTGA
- a CDS encoding serine hydrolase domain-containing protein: protein MLVAGCSSTTEPTTASPTTTATSAAPSSALKPIDPKAFQAVVEHAAEQLKVPGAMVLLHTPRGNFTVAVGTTELGAHTPPTAGTHFRIASNTKTMTAALIVLLAQDGKLKFSDPVSAYLPDVPNGENITVAELLKMRSGLYGYTTDPALAAVMDADPAKAWIPREVLDIAFRHPPLFAPDAAYDYSNTNYALLGLIAEKIGGRPLAEQFADRLFGPVGLTQTSLPAADDTAMPAPYSHGYMYGGSFYAMADEPYPADMQAAARAGTLPPIDYTNQNPSYATAAGGAISTADDLAKWMKALVTGTVFNADYQHQWMASLQAEDPNAPDGQKYGYGISYQRFGPNAAMFYHGGELPGFNSFMGYDPDNDVALVIWTNLTLSPEGKTTAQALLPVMLDEIYAGLSLTSSPMPTTTTR from the coding sequence ATGTTGGTCGCTGGCTGTTCGTCTACTACCGAGCCGACGACCGCATCGCCGACGACGACCGCGACGAGCGCCGCACCATCGTCTGCGCTGAAACCCATCGATCCGAAGGCATTTCAGGCTGTCGTCGAACATGCCGCCGAGCAACTGAAGGTACCCGGGGCGATGGTGCTGCTGCACACCCCGCGCGGCAACTTCACCGTTGCAGTCGGTACCACCGAGCTCGGCGCGCACACACCGCCTACGGCGGGCACGCATTTCAGGATCGCCTCGAACACCAAGACCATGACCGCGGCGCTGATCGTGCTACTCGCCCAGGACGGCAAGCTGAAATTCAGTGATCCGGTATCGGCCTATCTACCCGACGTCCCGAACGGCGAGAACATCACCGTCGCAGAGCTTTTGAAGATGCGCAGCGGGCTGTATGGATACACGACCGATCCCGCGCTTGCGGCCGTCATGGATGCTGACCCCGCAAAGGCGTGGATACCGCGGGAGGTGCTGGACATCGCGTTCCGGCATCCGCCGCTTTTCGCGCCCGACGCCGCCTATGACTACAGCAATACCAACTACGCGCTTCTTGGTCTCATTGCGGAGAAGATCGGCGGACGTCCGTTGGCCGAGCAATTCGCAGACCGGCTGTTCGGTCCTGTCGGCCTCACGCAGACATCGCTGCCCGCGGCCGACGACACGGCGATGCCGGCGCCCTACTCACACGGCTATATGTACGGCGGCAGCTTCTACGCTATGGCCGACGAGCCGTATCCCGCTGACATGCAAGCCGCCGCGCGGGCCGGCACCTTGCCACCGATCGACTACACGAACCAGAACCCCTCCTACGCCACGGCGGCAGGTGGAGCGATATCCACAGCCGACGACCTGGCGAAGTGGATGAAAGCCCTCGTCACGGGCACGGTCTTCAACGCCGACTACCAACACCAGTGGATGGCGAGCCTGCAGGCCGAGGATCCGAACGCCCCTGACGGTCAGAAGTACGGGTATGGGATCTCATATCAGCGGTTCGGCCCCAACGCTGCGATGTTCTACCATGGCGGCGAACTTCCCGGCTTCAACTCATTTATGGGCTACGACCCGGATAACGATGTGGCGCTGGTTATTTGGACGAACCTGACGCTTTCGCCAGAGGGCAAGACGACCGCGCAGGCTTTGTTGCCGGTCATGCTCGACGAGATCTACGCGGGCCTGTCGCTGACCTCTTCGCCGATGCCGACGACCACCACAAGGTGA
- a CDS encoding class I SAM-dependent methyltransferase, with protein sequence MSFVVSPDAYTRYMGRYAEPLAKVFVAFAGIGPEAKVLDVGCGPGALTAELLSGGAEVTAIDPSPPFVDAIRARFPEIEVRRGTAEELPYDTAAFDAALAQLVVHFMTDPVLAIGQMARVTRPGGVVAACVWDGPTGALAPFWDAVHVIDPEAEDEALLSGAHRGHLTELFDAAGLRDVEEDSIAVDVVHPSFEEWWEPYTFGVGPAGDYVQRLDDEGRVRLASVARERLGNGPFTVTATAWAARGTV encoded by the coding sequence ATGAGTTTCGTCGTGTCGCCGGACGCCTACACGCGGTATATGGGCCGGTACGCCGAGCCTCTTGCCAAGGTCTTTGTGGCATTCGCCGGGATCGGCCCGGAGGCAAAGGTACTCGACGTCGGTTGCGGGCCCGGCGCGTTGACGGCGGAGTTGCTCTCGGGTGGTGCCGAGGTCACCGCCATCGATCCTTCGCCGCCGTTCGTCGACGCGATCCGCGCGCGCTTCCCAGAGATCGAGGTGCGTCGAGGCACAGCCGAGGAATTGCCTTACGACACTGCGGCTTTCGACGCTGCGCTTGCGCAGCTGGTCGTGCACTTCATGACGGATCCGGTGCTGGCGATCGGACAGATGGCGCGCGTGACCCGGCCCGGCGGCGTGGTCGCGGCGTGCGTGTGGGACGGGCCGACCGGTGCCCTGGCGCCGTTCTGGGATGCGGTTCACGTGATCGACCCTGAGGCCGAAGATGAGGCGCTTCTTTCCGGCGCGCACAGGGGACACCTGACGGAGCTGTTCGACGCTGCGGGGCTGCGCGATGTGGAGGAAGACTCGATAGCGGTCGACGTTGTTCATCCAAGCTTTGAGGAATGGTGGGAGCCCTACACATTCGGTGTCGGCCCGGCCGGCGATTATGTCCAGCGCCTCGATGACGAGGGTCGCGTTCGTTTGGCGTCGGTGGCCCGTGAACGTCTGGGCAACGGGCCGTTCACTGTTACCGCAACCGCATGGGCTGCGCGCGGAACAGTGTGA
- a CDS encoding VOC family protein, producing MTAPAIIGLGHLDFTVSDGDRAMRWWEQVLGFKLLAANWEGPGFRGWTMAHPSGLVVTAVTHAEGDATAFDERKVGLDHVAFRVSDLAALEAWATHLDALGITHSGVQDAGGKRGGPLIVLRDPDNIQIELTAGWHMSPA from the coding sequence ATGACGGCACCAGCAATTATCGGGCTCGGGCATCTGGACTTCACAGTCTCCGACGGTGATCGGGCGATGCGATGGTGGGAGCAGGTACTGGGTTTCAAGCTTCTCGCCGCTAACTGGGAGGGACCGGGATTTCGGGGATGGACCATGGCTCACCCCAGCGGCCTGGTTGTCACAGCTGTGACGCACGCCGAAGGCGACGCTACGGCGTTTGATGAACGCAAGGTGGGGCTCGACCACGTGGCGTTTCGTGTCAGCGACCTCGCCGCCCTTGAAGCGTGGGCAACCCACCTCGACGCGCTCGGCATCACGCACTCAGGTGTTCAAGACGCAGGGGGAAAACGTGGGGGCCCGCTCATCGTCTTACGCGACCCCGACAACATTCAGATCGAATTGACGGCGGGCTGGCACATGTCACCGGCCTAA
- a CDS encoding nitroreductase/quinone reductase family protein, which translates to MTHVWPRINRFEAPLIKATRGRLKLSANLPMVVLTSVGARSGEHREVPLAYFTDGDDVVLIASNYGGSRHPAWYHNLRAHPECELHIGPRGGSFLAREAVGADRDRLYELAIDRLSNVFALHDKRSGAARTIPVIRLTPLDEAR; encoded by the coding sequence ATGACTCACGTCTGGCCGAGGATCAACCGCTTCGAGGCGCCGTTGATCAAAGCCACGAGGGGGCGGTTGAAGCTGAGCGCTAATTTGCCGATGGTGGTGTTGACTTCGGTGGGTGCGCGTAGCGGCGAACATCGAGAAGTTCCACTTGCCTACTTCACGGACGGTGATGACGTAGTACTCATTGCGTCGAACTACGGAGGCTCCCGCCATCCGGCGTGGTATCACAACCTGCGCGCTCACCCCGAATGTGAGTTGCACATAGGCCCTCGGGGCGGTTCGTTCCTCGCAAGGGAAGCCGTCGGGGCCGACCGAGACCGCCTGTACGAGCTCGCCATTGACCGGCTCAGCAACGTTTTCGCTTTGCACGACAAGCGAAGTGGTGCGGCGCGGACGATCCCGGTCATCCGGTTGACGCCTCTAGACGAAGCACGCTAG
- the ychF gene encoding redox-regulated ATPase YchF, which translates to MGLNLGIVGLPNVGKSTLFNALTRNNVLAANYPFATIEPNEGVVPLPDPRLSTLAEMFHSEKIVPARVTFVDIAGIVKGASEGAGLGNKFLANIREADAICQVVRVFTDDDVAHVDGRIDPKSDIEVIETELILADLQTLERAIPRLEKEARTHKDRRAAHEAAVAAQEILDGGTTLFAATVDTSQLRELNLLTTKPFLYVFNADEAVLTDDAKVAALREMVAPADAVFLDAKIEAELQELDDESAAELLESIGQTERGLDALARAGFHTLKLQTYLTAGPKESRAWTIHQGDTAPKAAGVIHTDFEKGFIKAEIVSFDDLVAAGSMAAAKAAGKVRMEGKDYVMADGDVVEFRFNV; encoded by the coding sequence GTGGGCCTGAACCTGGGAATCGTTGGACTGCCAAATGTCGGCAAGTCGACTCTGTTCAATGCGCTGACGCGCAACAACGTGCTGGCAGCCAACTACCCGTTCGCGACGATCGAACCGAATGAGGGCGTGGTGCCGCTACCGGATCCGCGGCTGTCAACGCTCGCCGAGATGTTTCATTCCGAAAAGATCGTACCGGCGCGGGTGACCTTCGTGGATATTGCCGGAATCGTCAAAGGTGCGTCGGAAGGCGCTGGTCTTGGCAATAAATTCTTGGCCAACATCCGCGAGGCCGACGCGATCTGTCAGGTGGTGCGGGTGTTCACCGATGACGACGTCGCCCACGTCGACGGCCGGATCGATCCGAAGTCCGATATCGAGGTGATCGAGACCGAACTAATCCTGGCGGACCTGCAGACGCTCGAGCGCGCAATACCGCGGCTGGAGAAGGAAGCCCGAACACATAAGGACCGTCGTGCGGCGCACGAGGCCGCGGTGGCCGCGCAGGAGATTCTCGACGGCGGCACCACGCTGTTCGCGGCGACGGTGGATACCTCACAGCTGCGGGAGCTGAACCTGCTGACGACCAAGCCGTTCCTCTATGTCTTCAACGCCGACGAGGCGGTGCTGACCGACGACGCGAAGGTGGCCGCGCTGCGGGAGATGGTGGCACCGGCGGACGCGGTGTTCCTCGACGCGAAGATCGAGGCCGAGTTGCAGGAGCTCGATGACGAATCGGCCGCCGAGCTGCTCGAGTCGATCGGTCAAACCGAGCGTGGGCTGGATGCGTTGGCGCGGGCGGGTTTTCACACGTTGAAGTTGCAGACCTACCTGACTGCGGGTCCAAAAGAGTCGCGCGCGTGGACGATTCACCAGGGCGACACCGCGCCGAAGGCCGCCGGTGTCATCCACACCGATTTCGAGAAGGGCTTCATCAAAGCCGAGATCGTGTCCTTCGATGACCTTGTTGCGGCCGGGTCGATGGCGGCAGCGAAGGCCGCGGGCAAGGTGCGGATGGAGGGCAAGGACTATGTGATGGCCGACGGCGACGTGGTCGAATTCCGGTTCAACGTCTAG
- a CDS encoding DUF6542 domain-containing protein: protein MSAQRARSAVTADQRSAHPNIPGVPWWGAVLIAVTLTAVGFAYDAGSGAKDLSMFFAATYVLGCLFAVLAVRQSGLFTAVIQPPLILFGAVPTAYFLFHGGQLGGIKDLAINCGYPLIERFPLMFFTSAAVLLIGMGRWYYGMSSRRATTRSTARDTEEKASGRVSSVTSRVSSLLTSETAEPDDAADTSGSSRRRHTIDRPTRTAKSSKSAAGTTRTPRTTKRATPSRSRHARPPETELIEPVAERPRRPRTPRQTDPPPVPPAEPRRRSRTSSTREPRKAMPTERRASYERPERSERTERRRRYDDYPPREPHVSNGNGTHHPVSRVRYRGADDADNRTEHRSRPRASRSNWEADSWEYDI from the coding sequence GTGTCAGCTCAGCGCGCGCGGTCGGCGGTCACGGCCGACCAACGCTCTGCACACCCCAATATTCCGGGTGTTCCGTGGTGGGGTGCGGTGCTGATTGCCGTCACACTGACCGCCGTCGGGTTCGCCTACGACGCCGGCTCCGGCGCCAAAGACCTCAGCATGTTTTTCGCCGCGACATACGTGTTGGGCTGCCTCTTCGCCGTACTCGCCGTTCGTCAATCCGGCCTCTTCACCGCCGTCATCCAACCGCCGCTGATCCTGTTCGGCGCCGTCCCGACCGCCTACTTCCTGTTCCACGGCGGCCAGCTCGGCGGCATCAAAGACCTGGCGATCAACTGCGGCTACCCGCTGATCGAGCGGTTCCCACTGATGTTCTTCACGTCGGCCGCCGTCCTGCTGATCGGCATGGGTCGCTGGTATTACGGCATGTCGTCGCGCCGCGCTACCACCCGATCCACGGCCAGGGACACAGAAGAGAAGGCAAGCGGCCGTGTGTCTTCGGTCACATCGAGGGTGTCCTCGTTGCTGACGAGTGAGACGGCCGAGCCCGACGACGCCGCAGACACCTCAGGGTCGTCGCGCCGCAGGCACACCATCGACCGTCCGACGCGCACGGCCAAGTCCAGCAAGTCGGCCGCAGGCACCACCCGCACCCCCAGAACAACCAAGCGCGCGACCCCGTCGCGGTCTCGCCATGCCCGGCCGCCGGAGACCGAACTCATCGAGCCGGTCGCCGAGCGGCCCCGCCGGCCGCGCACACCACGGCAGACCGACCCGCCCCCCGTGCCCCCGGCGGAACCGCGCCGGCGGTCGCGCACGTCGTCGACGCGCGAACCCCGCAAGGCGATGCCGACCGAAAGGCGCGCGTCCTACGAGCGGCCCGAGCGCTCCGAGCGCACCGAACGACGCCGCCGCTACGACGACTACCCGCCGCGAGAGCCTCACGTCAGCAACGGAAATGGCACGCATCACCCGGTCTCGCGAGTGCGCTACCGGGGCGCCGACGACGCCGACAACCGGACAGAGCACCGGTCCCGGCCGCGCGCATCGCGCAGCAACTGGGAAGCCGACAGCTGGGAGTACGACATCTAA
- a CDS encoding FHA domain-containing protein, which translates to MPTCVEGHTSKAADYCDVCGAPIGNLAGQPDSPPPAEAKACPACGMPVSGRFCEACGHDSALPEPSAAPAPPPTAKPVGWTAVVNADREFYERVLAQGGPDTVEFPQFFPARRIALQGDTTLIGRGNAKQGVEPEIDLGIHPADRGVSTQHAVLRIRDSGLTVTDLGSTNGTSLNGSNDRLAEGEETPLADGDRIHVGAWTTITIVHG; encoded by the coding sequence ATGCCGACCTGCGTCGAGGGGCACACGTCGAAGGCGGCCGACTATTGCGACGTATGCGGTGCGCCGATCGGAAACCTTGCGGGACAACCGGATTCGCCACCACCGGCGGAGGCCAAGGCCTGCCCGGCATGCGGAATGCCCGTGAGCGGCCGGTTCTGCGAAGCATGCGGACACGACTCTGCGCTGCCCGAACCGTCGGCGGCACCTGCTCCGCCGCCGACCGCTAAGCCGGTCGGCTGGACTGCCGTTGTGAACGCCGACCGCGAGTTCTATGAACGGGTGCTCGCCCAGGGTGGCCCCGACACGGTCGAGTTTCCGCAGTTCTTCCCGGCGCGGCGGATCGCCCTACAGGGCGACACGACGCTGATTGGGAGGGGGAACGCGAAGCAGGGGGTGGAACCCGAGATCGACCTCGGCATCCATCCTGCCGACCGCGGCGTCTCGACGCAGCACGCCGTGCTCCGAATCCGCGACTCCGGCCTTACCGTCACCGACCTGGGATCGACCAACGGGACCAGCCTCAATGGCAGCAATGACCGCCTGGCAGAAGGTGAAGAAACGCCCTTGGCAGACGGTGATCGCATCCATGTTGGCGCGTGGACGACGATCACGATCGTGCACGGTTAG